One Gemmatimonadota bacterium genomic window, AGCGAGTATTATGCAAACTGGCGTTACGGCTTTCCGCTTTGCCCTTGTGGGCTTTGCTTTGCCCTATGCCTTTGTTCTGCATCCCGAAATTTTGCTCTTGTCCTCTGATTTTACTGCGATAGTCGCAAATATTCTCATCGTTTTGCTCGGCATTTTACCTCTATCAGCCGCCGCGGCCGGGCATGCCTTTGCCCCTTTGCCCACTTATCAGCGGATCCTTTTACTCGCCGCGGCTCTTTTCTTATTTCTCACCCCATCAGGCGATGCCCGCCTCTTTTTGCAGGGTATCGCGCTGCTCATCGCTGGTGTTATCGCGGTCTTAAACTATCGGTCTGCTCATCAGGACTGAATGGTCAGATCTTCTGATCCGGATGATAGAGAAAGAACGGTGCTTTCATCGGGGGACAGGTTGATTTGCGCTGTTGTATTTTCCACAGAAAGCGCGATTTGATTTTCCGATGCAGTTATTGAAAAGTCGGGATCGCTCTCTCCGGGACCGCGAACAGAGAAAATCGCGGCAATCCGACAGCGTTCTACGCGCTCTGTCTCTGCTGTGAGATGCCATCGCTTTTCAGGCAATTCTTTATCAAGAGTTGGATATCCTTTATCTGGCGGTACGGGCCATTCGTCGGTCTGGCTGAGGCGAAGATCTGTTGATGCAAAAATCTGACCCTTTAATGATGCGCCCTTGCGACTGGATGTGACAGTCGTCGCATTGAGATCGAATTTTTCGAATGCGTGTAGCAACCACTGGAATGTCGATGCTTCGGGGGCTTCCAATTCATCGACGAGAATCGTGATCGAAGGGCGGATCATCACGAGATGTCGCCTGTATTGGTTCAACCTGTCTCCGTAAGCGTTTTCGGCTTCGCCGCAGACATAGCCAAACGGTTTTGTGGTCTTAAAATCGATAATTTCGCCGCCGCGGTTGCCATCCCGGTTGATCGCTCCTTCGCCATCGACGAGAACGCAGTTGTGTGAAATCGAGTGTTGGGCGTATTCGTTGTGAAATGGCGTGCCGTGATGCGGATACCGAAGGCCGCCAGCGCATATTAAAGCGCGTCCGCCTTTCATCACAGCAAAATCATTCTGGCTCGCATGACCGTGGCTTACGCCGCCGAAGGGCGATGAACGGAAGAGTACCATAAAATCACTATCTGGGTGTTCGATATCGCTGTGCAATGCGCCCCAGCCAACGCCTCGAAAGACGCGGTCTTGTGGAATTAAATCTTTTTCTGCCGAGATGGGTTTATCTTCGAGCAGAATGCCCAGAAAGGGATCGATCTCTGCGGGCTGACCCTCAGGGTCGCGCACCTGATCCGCCCAGGCACGTAGCTGATGATTGTGCAATCTAAGACCGTGAAATTGAAGAAAGGTTCTGGCCTGTGAGGCGCGAATGGGTTGGTCTTCGGTATCGCCAAATGGCATGAGTTCGCCGACTGGAGAAACGACGTAATAAAAAAACCACGGCATGTTCTGATAATAGGGTTTTAGCCATATATCGTGTCCAGTTGCCAGTTTCCAGGCGTGAAAAGGTATTGCGTCCCGCGAGTTGTAAGACAGGCCATAGGGTACGCCCTGTGCCCAACCTCCTTCATGCCCGGCCCAATGGGGGAAATTTGTGGCAATAAGTTTGAGTGCATATCCCGCCCAGGAGGGAGCGCGTTTATCTTCGGCACATGCAATGGCGTGTTCGAGCAAAAATCCCGGTAGGCGACCGTTGTGGCTCTCTTCGGGCGTGAATGTATAATCGTGTTTCTCCAGCCTGCGAATCATCTGATCTGCCCGCGCGCCGAGCATGCGCGCGACGAGTTCGCGTTCGTTTTCGGTGAAAATATCATAGATCCAGTCATAGACTTCTGCGCCTGCTCTGAGCAATCCGAGGCCGACTTCGTCGCCATAAGGCGCGAGAATAGAGGATATGCCCTCCACATCCCACTGCGCGGCGTCAACAATAAAGCGCCGTGCGGCTTCGCCATATCGCTTTTCTCCAGTGAGTAAATAAAAGAGGGCGAGTGTTCGCATGCCTTCATCGTGAAATTTTCGCATGGTGCCAAAACATGCGACATAAGCCAGCCTGCGTTCGGCGGGGTCTTCAATCTGGTCGTATGTCGGCTCTGATGGCAGTTCGAGTGTGAGCGCGTGGTCGGCGTCATTTCTCAGTGCTTCGAATGCTTCGGATCGAGTCGATGTTAGCGAGCGTCGCACATCTTCCAGGTCAGATGCCAGAAAGAAGAGACGCGGGCGTTCTTTTGGGACGTTTGCCAGCAGTGTAGCGGCGTCTGGATGAGGTTGTTCGGTAGCGCAATCGGCAATTTCAAAAGATCGGCATTCCGAGCGCGCTCGAACCGCGCCATTTACAACGGCTTGCACATGCCATTCGTAAGTTCCGGGTGCAAAAACGCAATCTGGATGGTGTATGGGATCGGAGAGCAGGGGAGATTCGTAGTAGGTTTTTCCATCGCGTGCGACGATTACGCGATATTGACATGCCCTTCGACCAGCGGCTCGCCACCAGCTAAAGCCAGGAGGTGAGAGTGTGAGCGTTTCACCGTCAAGTGGTCGGATATAATTGGCGCGCGGCGGACGAATTGATGGAAATTCCATATTTATGTCCTTTCTGTTTTTAAGACCACAATTCCGTGCCTTCGGACAGATGTTTTAATATTTCTACTTCGTCTAATTCAATGCCCAAGCCTGGCCCCTCTGGCACGGTGATATATCCATTTTGAATTGGATTTTTGATATTCAACATCTTTGACCAGAGAGGGATATTAGCGGAGTGATATTCCAGAGCCAGAAAGTTGGGTATGGTGGAACATATATGCACGGCTGCTATGCCGGCTACTGTGCTCGCCATATAATGCGGTGCGATTGACATGTGATACATTTCTGCCAGTTCTGCGATGCGCCGCGTTTCTATGGCACCACCACTGCGCGGTATGTCGGGTTCGAGCAGGTCGCACGCGCCTTTTTCCATGAGTTCTCGAAATAGCTTTGCGCCATAAAATATCTCGCCTGTACAGATTGGTGTTTCTGTTTGCATGCAAATTTTTGCCAGGGCATCTACGTTACCCCATTCCCATCGGATCGGGTCTTCCAACCACAATAAGTCGAGGTGTTCCACATCTTTGCATATCCGCAAACCATCAATCGCGTTAAATGATCCGTGCAGGTCTATCGATAAATCGATATACGGTCCGATTGCATCGCGCAACGCTTCAATGGTCGTTACAATATGTTCGTGTTGCCGTCGTCCGACAGACCGGTCGTACACGTCTATTTTCCAGGGGTTGGGTACGTCCAGATCGAATTTTAGGGCTGTAAATCCTTCGGCAACGCGCTCTTTTGCCCGCGCCACATAGCTCGATGTTTCATATACGGGGTCTAATTCACCCGATGCCCGCACTTCATCCCAGCGTCGATTATAGTCTTCTGGTGTCCAGTACGCGCCTGAATGGCAGTCGCAATACATCCGCACCTTGTCGCGTAGTTTTCCGCCGAGGAGGTCGCACATCGGTACGCCCAGTGCTTTGCCTTTAATATCCCAGAGTGCGATTTCCACTCCGGCACCAGCGCCCTGCATACGCCATAGATGATCGTGATGCAATTGGTTCACATTGGTCGGGTCTTGTCCGAGTAGCGTATTTTTCAGTTGATCAACCGATTGTCCTCCGCGCCATTCCCCCAATCCCTCAATGCCTTCATCGGTGATAATTTTCAATAACGACCAGTGCCGGCATGCAGCCCCCAAAGAGGGTGTTTTTTGTATATCTACGATTTTCATGTTACCTCCTGTATCAATATCCCCAAATCCGCTTTTTCGGTCGCTCCATTTCGATTAGCCGTTTGATCAATAGATGCCGATGTTCAATCAGCGCGGTTGTGTGGTCTGGAGCATGCGACACATCGCGGTATTCACCCCATTCGGCGTTGAGGTTATAGAGAAATTCCCGTCCATCGTCATGTGCGATATAGCGATAGTTCTCAGACCGTATTATTTTCCAGCCCGTGGCTTCCATCAATGCGACTGATTTGTCCGGATCTTTTCCCCCGCTGAATACGGGATATAGCGATTGGCCCTGTAAATGGGGCGGGAGGGGTACACCACAGGCTTCGAGCAAGGTGGGGAGTACATCGACGCCTTCGACGATGCTCGATACACGACGCCCGCTTTCTTTTTCTGGGATGCGCATCAGCAGGGGGACGCGGCTGACACAATCGTGTCCCGGGTAGTTTTTTCCATAGCGCAAATGTTCACCCAGCCATTCGCCGTGGTCGGATGTGAAGACCACGATTGTTTCATCTGCAATGCCCAATTCATCCAGCGCGTCTAACATGCGGCCCACATGGTGATCGACTTCGCTGACCATGCCGTAATATCCCTGTCGCGCCAGGCGAAGCTCGCGATCGTCGTAGTGGTTCTCATTGCGCTTTTCATCGATTTCTGGCGGGAAGGATGGCAGGGTCATTTGATCGGGGTCGTATAAATCCAGGAAACGCTGTGGCGCAACCCAGGGCGAATGCGGGGAATAAATTCCCGCGATGCACAAAAATGGATGGCCTTCACTCGCGCGTTCTGACATATACTGAATTGATCGGTTCGCCACCCACGCCGTGTGTGTGTATTCATCTTTTCCGCGAAAGGGGATGGGGTGTTTGGGAAATCGTTCGTCGGGGTGATGCACACCGTCTTTTACGCCCATCATCTGGTGCCAGCGCTCTGCCAATGGCGGCAATCCCAGGCTCAAATGATCGAGTTGGTCCGGTGCTTCCATGCGTACCCAGGCGCGATAAGCGTCTTCGTAACAGCCGGGTTCGTCGCTGATCTCCAGATGGTTAAATCCATAATCGGGGTGTGTTTCGCTGTGGTCCCGGTTAGCGTGTGGCAAAAAGTGCAATTTGCCGATATTTGCGGAGTGATATCCCGAATTGTGCAGCAATTTGGGCAATGTCACAAAGTCTTCGGGTACGGGCACACCCATGTGTGTAATGCCGAGTGTGGAGGGATATTGCCCGGTCAAAAAGCTCACCCGACTGGGCATGCACACGGGGTTCTGGACAAAGTAGTGGTCAAAGTTTATACCCTCGTTTGCCAGGCGATCCAGATTCGGTGTCTGGATATCGGTGTTCCCATTCACGCCCAGGGCATCCCACCGCTGTTGGTCGGTGTAAATCAATAAGATATTCGGTCGTTTCATGCTCTTCCTTTCTTTTATGGGATAAGGTTGTCCATAATACCCAAATTTGCCGCCAAAATCCACTGCCTTTTCCCTTGACACATCGTCCTTTTGATGCGACTTTGACGGACCTTTGGTGACATATATAAACTGTGGAGTTGAGTGTGAAAAAAATGACGTATTTTATCATTGTGATCACTTTTTTAACGGGATCTGTTTGGGCGTCAGATACGGTTGACCTGGTGGTGTTGCATATCAATGATACACACGGGAAATTGTCTCCCTATAATTTGGGAGGGCACAATATTGGGGGAATAGGCCGTTTGTCAACGCTGGTAAAGCAGGTTCGCGCAGAAAACCCCGGGCGCGTTTTGCTTTTGCACGCGGGTGATATTTTTTCGCGTGGAGAGCCTGTGGTGATTTATACGGGGGGGTATGTGAATCTGTTGGCTTTTGAAAAAATGGGCTTTGATGCCATTACACCGGGCAATGGAGAGTTTTATTTTGGGATTGAGAATCTAAAGCGACAGACTTCGCGCGTATCCACGCCTTTTGTTCACGCGAATGTGACGTATAAGCATCACGATGGATCGATTTTTCCACCGTATCTGATCAAAGAAGTTCAAGGTGTGAAAGTAGGGATTTTAGGGCTTGGTCTCATTCGTCCCTGGCATCAGTCGTCTCAGATGCTGAGGTTGCATGACGCAGTAGAGACGGCGAAGCAATACATGCCAGAATTGCGCTCAGAGGTCGATTTTTTGATTGCATTGACGCATATTGGCGTTAAAAACGACAGTTTGTTAGCGGCGGCTGTGCCGGAATTGGATTTAATTGTGGGCGGCGATACTCACACGCGGTTAAATACGCCTTCGCGTATCGCAAGGGTAAATGGGAACGGGAGCGTGTCCATAGTGCAAGCGCGGCATTATTACCAGTTTTTGGGGCGTGTGGATGTGCTATTGCAAAAGGCGGCGCGTGGCTATCGGGTGATGGGGTTGAATGGGAAATTGTTGCCTCTGCACGAGCAAATTGCGCGCGATTCAGAGGTTGAATCGCTCATTGATAAATACGCCAGACCCTTAGATGAAGTGATTTGTCGAACGGAACGCGACTTGCCCAATGCGCGAGATGGCAGGTCGGCATTGGGCGATCTGGTGGGGGAGGCGGTGTTGCATCAAACGCGGGCCGATGTTGCGATTCTGGAACGCAATGGGGATACGTACGGTGTTTCTATAGGCGATATTTTCCTGAACGATATTTATCGTTTGCGGCAATACAGACCGCCCGTAATGCTCACACGCCTTTCGAGGGATCAGATTCAGGCGGTTCTCGAGGCGCGGATGTATCTGACAGCGGGCTGTTCGTTTGAGCGCGGGGATAAAACCATCGTAAATCTGAAGATAGGGGCAAAGCCCGATTCTGCGGGTACCTATCTCGTCGCGATGGAAAGACAGGTTGCATTTCGCCATTTTCTCCGCGATACCGCATCCGATTCTGTTGTATTCGATTTTACGGGGCAGCGCGTGGATACGGCATTGGAGCGATATTTGCGCGATGTGAAAGTCATTCGCTAAGGCTTTTTGGCCCTCTTCTATTCACTGATTTCAGGAGATTTCAATGCATTATAAAACACCGATTACCGATGTTCAGATTGAAGCCAATTTCGAACACGCTGCCGAACAGTACGCCGCTTTTGGCGTGGATATTGAACGGGCTGTGGATAGAGCACTCGCAGTGCCGATCTCGCTCCATTGCTGGCAGGGTGATGATGTGGCGGGTTTTGAAGTCAAAGATGAAGCTGTTGAAGGCGGCGGTATTATGGCCACGGGCAATTATCCCGGTCGCGCGCGCAATGGGGATGAGCTTCGTCGGGACCTGAAAAAAGTGGTTGATCTGTTGCCCGGACCACACAGGGCGAATATCCACGCCTCTTATAGTGATACGGGTGGCAAGGTCGTCGATCGCGATGCCCTGGAGCCTGAGCACTTTGCGAGTTGGGTCGATTGGGCAAAGGCGTACGATATCGGTATTGATTTTAATCCCACTTATTTTGCACATCCCAAAGCCAACGATGGTTTTACTCTGAGCCATCCCGATAAAGGTATTCGCGATTTTTGGATTCAACACGCTATTGCGAGCCGTCGGATCTCTGAAGCTATTGGGAAAGCGCTGGGGGATGAGGTTGTCAACAATCACTGGATCCCCGATGGCGCCAAAGACCATCCCGCTGACCGGTGGACGCCCCGCGAGCGTCTGGTGGAGGCATTGGATACTGTTTTTGACGATGATCTGGGCATAGGTCCCGAATGTGTTGATGCAGTTGAAGGCAAGCTCTTTGGCCTCGGAATGGAGGACTATACGGTTGGGTCCAATGATTTTTACGCCAATTATGCGTTGACCCGGGGCGTACTTCTCTGTCTCGATATGGGGCATTTTCATCCGACTGAATCGATTGCCGACAAGCTCTCAGCACATTTTGCATTCCACGACAAGTTGCTCATCCACACGAGCCGTCCCATTCGCTGGGACTCGGATCACGTCGTTCTATTTAGCGATGATGTGCGCAATGTTTTTTTGGAGCTCGCCCGCCACAATGCGATTGATCGCATGTATCTCGCGCTCGATTTCTTCGATGCGAGCATCAATCGCACAGCAGCTTATGTTATTGGCACGCGCGCCACGCGCAAAGCGCTCCTCTATGGTCTCGTTGATCCGACCGACCGCCTGCGCCAACTCGAAGCCGAAGGCAAGCTCGCGCAAAAGCTCGCATTGATGGAAGAGATGAAGACGATGCCATTTTCCGCCGTGTGGGATATGTGCTGCCTCAAAGCCAATGTGCCTATCGGTGCTTCCTGGCTTGATGAGATAGAGGCTTATGAACGCGATGTGTTGTCGCAACGCGATTGAGAAAGTCCAAATACAAAAACGCCCGTCAGAACAATCTGACGGGCGTTTTGCTATGTGCAGATTAGTTCATCTATCAAATCGTCAATGTCACGTAATCCTTTTTTACGATCTCTTTTTCATAAGTATAGGATTGTGTCTCGATAAGCTCTCGCGTTTCGGGTGAAAGCCGCGCCAGTACTGAATCGGGAAATTCGCGGATTTGTCTGTGATATTGCGGGCGGTATCTGAGAATGAAGAAACGGCGATCCCGATCTTTGGGTTGCCAGGCCATTGCCCCGTGTGTCATCAATTCTGTGGTTACGACAATATCGCCAGCCCGGGCTGTAATATTTGCTACACCGGGGGGTACGTCCTTTTCGATCCATCCGTCGTTGAACACATCGGGTGGACGCTTAAAATCGCTTTTGTGTGACCCTGGCACGAGCAGCAATCCACCATCTCCAGGCAAGACATCGGTCAGATAGATAAATACCACCAGGTCGTCGCAATAAATTTTCCCATCGTCACAGCTATATCGGCAGCTATATCGTCCAAAACTCTCGCGCGAACAATGCAATCGATGAACGGGATCTTTAGCCGTGTTGATCCGCACTTCACCGCTGTTTAGCCGCGGGCGCCGTCCAGATACTTCCAGCACAATGGGCCAGAACGAGCGATGGAAGACCAGTGCTTCCAGTACTTTGTCAAAAGCAAAGGCGTATTTGAATTGTGTGCGATTTTTGTCAAATAATGAGGTTGAACGCCCAAATCCTTCGGGCAGTTCATCGTCTGAGGCATTTACGTACCGATTTATAGCCTGTTGTGCAGATTTTAGTTCTGTTCGTGTAAGTGCTTGTTCCAGATGCAGATATCCCATCATATCAAATAAATAGCGCTGTGCATCTGTCATCATGATGGCCTCCTGTCTTTTGTCATCCATAGGCTCCATGATCTAAAAATCCGACCAGGCGTTTGAGTCTGGGGTTTGCATTGCGATAGATATGCTCGGGCATGGTGTAGTTCATAAAGGGATAGTATTTGTGGCCGATGAGCCGCCTGCCATAGGTGATTTGCGTGATGTAGCGGCTGCGATTGCTCTGATTTGGTCCCCCTCTGTGCCAGACCTGATTGTTGAACATGATGACGCTACCGGCTTTGCCGAGGTTGTAATGCACTTTATCCTGCCATTTTTCCCATGCAACCTGGCGGGGACTTTCTCCAATGAGATGTGATCCCGGAATGACTTCTGTGCCGCCATGTTCGATTTTTGTGACATCGGTGAGATAATAATTGCAGGTGAATACGAGTACGGGAAGATGGATATTTGTCGGTGGCTTGCCATCGGTGACAACATAATGTGGAGAGTCGTCCTGGTGCCAGGTGGTGAGGCCGCCGCCGGGGGGCGTGATGAAGGAGTTGTTGTGTATAACGTGACAATTTGCGTCAACAAGGGCTTCGGCAAAGCTGACGATGGGCTCGAGGTCAAACAGGTTGAGGTTGGCCGGGCTGTGTTCGAACATGCGATGGCACAGGCGGTGGCTGGATTTGCTGCTTTGTGGGTTGAGCTTGCCATTGGGGTCTTTGTCCCGGCTGGTAAAATGCGCGAGGGACCAGTCGAGATCCGCTTTGAGTTGTGCGATGTGTTCTTCTTTCAAGACATTTTCGAGAAATAGAAACCCATCTCTGTTAAATTGTTCTACCCATTCGGAAATTTGATCTGCATCGAGTGGATAATTGGATTCAAAGCGCTGATTTTGTGGTTTCATAATGGCCTCCAGCAGTCAAGCCTGCCCAACCACTAAAAACGGCAAGGCATTCCGTATTTCGATTTGGGAGTCGCGAGACACTGTTTCGGTTTCTCCCGTGCATAGATGATAGATGCGAACAGGGATGATGTCGAGTGAAAATTCAAGGGTGTCGAGATCGAAAATATCTCGGGCAGGTAGTACGAGAGCAAGTCTGCGATGAGTGTTGTTGAGATACAGGATGCGATTGTTGTCCTGTGTTTTTTCGCGGGGATCTGTAAAGGTGGTGTCGTGAACGGGACTGTTGAGGAGTGTGTTCAGACAACGCAGGGTGTGAAAAGGGGGGCGGGGGTTGCAGAGGGTGTCGAGCAGTCCATGTGTGACATCCATTGTGCGGTCAAAGTCGGTGAGTGGATCGACAAAGAGACGTGCGCCTGGCAGGCGGACAATGGCAAATGTGGCTTCGGCAATTCGGCGGGCATTGGTGTTGTCGTTCTGTGTGTCTAATTCGAGTGAGATGTCGATGTGACCGATATTCGAGTATTTGCGTTCGCTAAGGGATTGGATATAAGTCCAGGGCGATTCGTTGGGCGATACGCGACAGATGACGCGCTGAAGGTGAATATCGGCGTTTTGGAGGCTCTCGAGTTCGTCGAAGTGATAACCCATTCGGGTTCTCAGGTGTTGTTTGCCGTGTACGCTTTCGTTGGGGATGATCGGGCAAATCGAGAGTTCTGCGAGTTTTGCGCATTGGTTGAGTGTTTCGCAAACTTCACCGGATAGTTGCGCGAGATTAGATATCTGAATTTCCCAGTTCTGTATGAGATCGAGGTTGGCTTTGATGTGTTCGGGCAATGAGGTGATGCGCGGTTCGAGGAATGTGGCAATGGGCGTTATCCCTTCGGTGCGGAGCATTTCGAGGCGCGTGCGCTGAAAGGGGTCGCGCAGGTCGCGCCAGGGGAAGCGTACGAATTTAGCGCCGAGTTCTATACAGGCCAGAAGATGCTGGTCATTGCGTACTTTTTGACGTATGACAGAGGGATATGCAATTGGGACTTCCGCAATGGGCGTGATGGGGTGGCGAAGGGTGAGTCCAATGGGAGAAGACAGAGTGGCGGATGTGCAGGTGACGAGGCGGTCGCGGGCAGGGCGTTTTGTTTCGCCTTTTGTGCGGATGAAGTGGATGTCGGTGTGATCGGCGCGTATGCGGAGGAGATAAAATCCCAGCTTGCCCGTGTCGTCTCGCCCCTGTTCGGGTGGCGGCGCACTGGCGTAGAGATGACCGAATCCCGGGCGCGTAAACGATACAGAGGGGGTGATGAAATAGCGCGTTTTGCCGATTTTGTCGTAAAAGGGATAGTGTACGTGTGCCGTGAAGAGGAGTTCGATCCCGTATTTTTTAATCAATGCGAAGAGGCGGTCTCGATCTGGCGGGCTGATATTGTCATAGTGTCCCAATCCCGGCTCGTCGTTATCCCAAAGATAGAGGGGGAGGTGAAAAAAGAGGAAGAGCCGCTGGTTTTGATGTGCCGCGAGGTCGGATTCAAACCATTCCCACTGGTCGTCTGCTTCAGAGAGTTTTGAGTTGAAGATCTGAGAATTAAGTACGATAAAGTGACACAGGTCGCGGTCGAAACTGTACCAGGAAGGACCAAAGAGGCCGTGGAAGAATGCGAGCGATTCCGCGGTTGCCCAATGGGTGGGCATGGTGGGATCGGTTTTGTCGCCGATATCGTGATTGCCAGCGACATAGTGGGGAGAAATATTGCAGGCGTGTATCTGATCGCGCGCTTCGAGCATCGCGCGTTTGAAGTCCGGCGTTTCGGGATATTCCTGGACGAGGTCGCCCATGTGGATGACAAAGTCCGCCCCAATATCTGCGACCTGTTGAAGAGCTGTGCCGGCGCGTTGGGTTTGCACGCGGCGCGATTCAAATTCGAGGGGACGGTCGCCAACGTCAATCATGTAATGCGTGTCGGCGATGACCACACATTCAAATTGAGCGGGGGGGAGGTGGGTTTTATCGAAAATTATTCTTTTTCTGCCTTCCATTCGGCGATTTTTTCATCGGCTTTGCGGCGCAGTTCGCGGCCCTTGTCCGGGGTGGGGTCTTCTATGAGGCCATAGACCTGGCGGCCTTCGTGATCTTCGGGTAAGTATTCGGTAATGGGCATGCCTTCGGGGGTGACAAAGAGCAGGCAGTGACAGTATTTGAAAATTTTCATTTCGTCACAGGCACAGACCCATTCGCGGCTGCGTTCGAGTTCGGCCTTTTTGTCGGGATAAAAGTTGCAGGGACAAAGCGGGCGACCCAGTTCATCGATGTTTTCTGCAAGACCGCAGATGACTGTGTCGGCGACTTCTCGGGTTGGATGCGGCGATGTCCCGGTTTTTTCC contains:
- a CDS encoding DUF4962 domain-containing protein, with translation MEFPSIRPPRANYIRPLDGETLTLSPPGFSWWRAAGRRACQYRVIVARDGKTYYESPLLSDPIHHPDCVFAPGTYEWHVQAVVNGAVRARSECRSFEIADCATEQPHPDAATLLANVPKERPRLFFLASDLEDVRRSLTSTRSEAFEALRNDADHALTLELPSEPTYDQIEDPAERRLAYVACFGTMRKFHDEGMRTLALFYLLTGEKRYGEAARRFIVDAAQWDVEGISSILAPYGDEVGLGLLRAGAEVYDWIYDIFTENERELVARMLGARADQMIRRLEKHDYTFTPEESHNGRLPGFLLEHAIACAEDKRAPSWAGYALKLIATNFPHWAGHEGGWAQGVPYGLSYNSRDAIPFHAWKLATGHDIWLKPYYQNMPWFFYYVVSPVGELMPFGDTEDQPIRASQARTFLQFHGLRLHNHQLRAWADQVRDPEGQPAEIDPFLGILLEDKPISAEKDLIPQDRVFRGVGWGALHSDIEHPDSDFMVLFRSSPFGGVSHGHASQNDFAVMKGGRALICAGGLRYPHHGTPFHNEYAQHSISHNCVLVDGEGAINRDGNRGGEIIDFKTTKPFGYVCGEAENAYGDRLNQYRRHLVMIRPSITILVDELEAPEASTFQWLLHAFEKFDLNATTVTSSRKGASLKGQIFASTDLRLSQTDEWPVPPDKGYPTLDKELPEKRWHLTAETERVERCRIAAIFSVRGPGESDPDFSITASENQIALSVENTTAQINLSPDESTVLSLSSGSEDLTIQS
- a CDS encoding mandelate racemase/muconate lactonizing enzyme family protein, with amino-acid sequence MKIVDIQKTPSLGAACRHWSLLKIITDEGIEGLGEWRGGQSVDQLKNTLLGQDPTNVNQLHHDHLWRMQGAGAGVEIALWDIKGKALGVPMCDLLGGKLRDKVRMYCDCHSGAYWTPEDYNRRWDEVRASGELDPVYETSSYVARAKERVAEGFTALKFDLDVPNPWKIDVYDRSVGRRQHEHIVTTIEALRDAIGPYIDLSIDLHGSFNAIDGLRICKDVEHLDLLWLEDPIRWEWGNVDALAKICMQTETPICTGEIFYGAKLFRELMEKGACDLLEPDIPRSGGAIETRRIAELAEMYHMSIAPHYMASTVAGIAAVHICSTIPNFLALEYHSANIPLWSKMLNIKNPIQNGYITVPEGPGLGIELDEVEILKHLSEGTELWS
- a CDS encoding sulfatase-like hydrolase/transferase, which translates into the protein MKRPNILLIYTDQQRWDALGVNGNTDIQTPNLDRLANEGINFDHYFVQNPVCMPSRVSFLTGQYPSTLGITHMGVPVPEDFVTLPKLLHNSGYHSANIGKLHFLPHANRDHSETHPDYGFNHLEISDEPGCYEDAYRAWVRMEAPDQLDHLSLGLPPLAERWHQMMGVKDGVHHPDERFPKHPIPFRGKDEYTHTAWVANRSIQYMSERASEGHPFLCIAGIYSPHSPWVAPQRFLDLYDPDQMTLPSFPPEIDEKRNENHYDDRELRLARQGYYGMVSEVDHHVGRMLDALDELGIADETIVVFTSDHGEWLGEHLRYGKNYPGHDCVSRVPLLMRIPEKESGRRVSSIVEGVDVLPTLLEACGVPLPPHLQGQSLYPVFSGGKDPDKSVALMEATGWKIIRSENYRYIAHDDGREFLYNLNAEWGEYRDVSHAPDHTTALIEHRHLLIKRLIEMERPKKRIWGY
- a CDS encoding bifunctional metallophosphatase/5'-nucleotidase, whose protein sequence is MKKMTYFIIVITFLTGSVWASDTVDLVVLHINDTHGKLSPYNLGGHNIGGIGRLSTLVKQVRAENPGRVLLLHAGDIFSRGEPVVIYTGGYVNLLAFEKMGFDAITPGNGEFYFGIENLKRQTSRVSTPFVHANVTYKHHDGSIFPPYLIKEVQGVKVGILGLGLIRPWHQSSQMLRLHDAVETAKQYMPELRSEVDFLIALTHIGVKNDSLLAAAVPELDLIVGGDTHTRLNTPSRIARVNGNGSVSIVQARHYYQFLGRVDVLLQKAARGYRVMGLNGKLLPLHEQIARDSEVESLIDKYARPLDEVICRTERDLPNARDGRSALGDLVGEAVLHQTRADVAILERNGDTYGVSIGDIFLNDIYRLRQYRPPVMLTRLSRDQIQAVLEARMYLTAGCSFERGDKTIVNLKIGAKPDSAGTYLVAMERQVAFRHFLRDTASDSVVFDFTGQRVDTALERYLRDVKVIR
- a CDS encoding L-rhamnose isomerase, whose translation is MHYKTPITDVQIEANFEHAAEQYAAFGVDIERAVDRALAVPISLHCWQGDDVAGFEVKDEAVEGGGIMATGNYPGRARNGDELRRDLKKVVDLLPGPHRANIHASYSDTGGKVVDRDALEPEHFASWVDWAKAYDIGIDFNPTYFAHPKANDGFTLSHPDKGIRDFWIQHAIASRRISEAIGKALGDEVVNNHWIPDGAKDHPADRWTPRERLVEALDTVFDDDLGIGPECVDAVEGKLFGLGMEDYTVGSNDFYANYALTRGVLLCLDMGHFHPTESIADKLSAHFAFHDKLLIHTSRPIRWDSDHVVLFSDDVRNVFLELARHNAIDRMYLALDFFDASINRTAAYVIGTRATRKALLYGLVDPTDRLRQLEAEGKLAQKLALMEEMKTMPFSAVWDMCCLKANVPIGASWLDEIEAYERDVLSQRD
- a CDS encoding phytanoyl-CoA dioxygenase family protein, which encodes MEPMDDKRQEAIMMTDAQRYLFDMMGYLHLEQALTRTELKSAQQAINRYVNASDDELPEGFGRSTSLFDKNRTQFKYAFAFDKVLEALVFHRSFWPIVLEVSGRRPRLNSGEVRINTAKDPVHRLHCSRESFGRYSCRYSCDDGKIYCDDLVVFIYLTDVLPGDGGLLLVPGSHKSDFKRPPDVFNDGWIEKDVPPGVANITARAGDIVVTTELMTHGAMAWQPKDRDRRFFILRYRPQYHRQIREFPDSVLARLSPETRELIETQSYTYEKEIVKKDYVTLTI
- a CDS encoding phytanoyl-CoA dioxygenase family protein, whose translation is MKPQNQRFESNYPLDADQISEWVEQFNRDGFLFLENVLKEEHIAQLKADLDWSLAHFTSRDKDPNGKLNPQSSKSSHRLCHRMFEHSPANLNLFDLEPIVSFAEALVDANCHVIHNNSFITPPGGGLTTWHQDDSPHYVVTDGKPPTNIHLPVLVFTCNYYLTDVTKIEHGGTEVIPGSHLIGESPRQVAWEKWQDKVHYNLGKAGSVIMFNNQVWHRGGPNQSNRSRYITQITYGRRLIGHKYYPFMNYTMPEHIYRNANPRLKRLVGFLDHGAYG
- a CDS encoding ferredoxin:thioredoxin reductase; protein product: MSEPTEKSLKRMQIYTEKYWEKTGTSPHPTREVADTVICGLAENIDELGRPLCPCNFYPDKKAELERSREWVCACDEMKIFKYCHCLLFVTPEGMPITEYLPEDHEGRQVYGLIEDPTPDKGRELRRKADEKIAEWKAEKE